One segment of Rosa chinensis cultivar Old Blush chromosome 6, RchiOBHm-V2, whole genome shotgun sequence DNA contains the following:
- the LOC112174372 gene encoding uncharacterized protein LOC112174372 isoform X2, protein MGSVTEEELVQMVTDFIESSESVPDSLSSPKSPRQSKSLTLQEIIWKATDHENEILDKISIYLRDLESMIHQPKNLKNKWVVMKLKMDGYEASLCKTSWVSSVKLPEDDYEYVDVMVKDNNLLKVTRLIVDMDFKSQFELARPSPSYKELKDILPDIFVGTEEKLDKVISLVCSAAQKSLKKMGLHVPPWRKAAYMQSKWLSKDCKKISISPTNMELGIISQMH, encoded by the exons ATGGGAAGCGTCACCGAGGAAGAGCTGGTTCAAATGGTGACAGACTTCATTGAATCTTCAGAGTCAGTTCCTGACTCATTATCTTCTCCCAAATCCCCTCGTCAATCCAAGTCTCTAACTCTACAG GAGATAATATGGAAGGCAACAGATCATGAGAATGAGATACTTgacaaaatatcaatttatttgAGGGACCTAGAGAGTATGATTCATCAACCTAAGAATCTGAAGAACAAATGGGTTGTgatgaaactgaaaatggatGGTTATGAAGCCTCTCTTTGTAAAACTTCATGGGTTTCTTCTGTTAAACTCCCCGAAG ATGACTATGAATATGTTGATGTTATGGTGAAGGACAACAATTTACTCAAGGTGACAAGGTTAATAGTGGACATGGATTTCAAGTCACAATTTGAGCTTGCAAGACCATCACCAAGCTACAAAGAGCTGAAAGACATTTTGCCAGACATTTTTGTTGGGACTGAAGAAAAGCTTGACAAAGTCATATCTCTGGTTTGCTCAGCTGCACAGAAATCTCTCAAGAAAATGGGTCTTCATGTTCCTCCATGGAGAAAAGCCGCCTACATGCAATCCAAGTGGCTCTCCAAAGATTGCAAGAAAATCTCAATCTCACCCACAAACATGGAATTGGGTATCATCTCCCAAATGCACTAG
- the LOC112174372 gene encoding uncharacterized protein LOC112174372 isoform X1 — protein MGSVTEEELVQMVTDFIESSESVPDSLSSPKSPRQSKSLTLQEIIWKATDHENEILDKISIYLRDLESMIHQPKNLKNKWVVMKLKMDGYEASLCKTSWVSSVKLPEVYEFTDDYEYVDVMVKDNNLLKVTRLIVDMDFKSQFELARPSPSYKELKDILPDIFVGTEEKLDKVISLVCSAAQKSLKKMGLHVPPWRKAAYMQSKWLSKDCKKISISPTNMELGIISQMH, from the exons ATGGGAAGCGTCACCGAGGAAGAGCTGGTTCAAATGGTGACAGACTTCATTGAATCTTCAGAGTCAGTTCCTGACTCATTATCTTCTCCCAAATCCCCTCGTCAATCCAAGTCTCTAACTCTACAG GAGATAATATGGAAGGCAACAGATCATGAGAATGAGATACTTgacaaaatatcaatttatttgAGGGACCTAGAGAGTATGATTCATCAACCTAAGAATCTGAAGAACAAATGGGTTGTgatgaaactgaaaatggatGGTTATGAAGCCTCTCTTTGTAAAACTTCATGGGTTTCTTCTGTTAAACTCCCCGAAG TTTATGAATTTACAGATGACTATGAATATGTTGATGTTATGGTGAAGGACAACAATTTACTCAAGGTGACAAGGTTAATAGTGGACATGGATTTCAAGTCACAATTTGAGCTTGCAAGACCATCACCAAGCTACAAAGAGCTGAAAGACATTTTGCCAGACATTTTTGTTGGGACTGAAGAAAAGCTTGACAAAGTCATATCTCTGGTTTGCTCAGCTGCACAGAAATCTCTCAAGAAAATGGGTCTTCATGTTCCTCCATGGAGAAAAGCCGCCTACATGCAATCCAAGTGGCTCTCCAAAGATTGCAAGAAAATCTCAATCTCACCCACAAACATGGAATTGGGTATCATCTCCCAAATGCACTAG